The Leishmania panamensis strain MHOM/PA/94/PSC-1 chromosome 5 sequence genomic sequence CCCGCCGTGCGTGCTCCGTCGGGCCTGCCGCGCTTTCGGCGAATCCCGCCGATTCACCACGTTCTCCGtatgcagagctgcagcaacagccaccaacgacagcagcgacgtctgCCCCTCTAACAACTGCGGCGCACGCATCGCTGTTTTCGCAAGCTGACCGCCACCAAGACAGGCACCACCTCCAGGGTCGTACTGACGCTGGCGCAGAGATCACCACGCcttcacagcagcaacagcagcaggtcCAATACACGAagcacctctctctcagcaccctcagcggcagcgcgtcgaACCTGACCATTTTGATTCGCTccaacaccaccgccagcgtcacgacagcagcgactgaCAGCTCGGAGTACTCAACCCCCCTCTCCGGTATCTCTTCTTATAAACAACAGTCTCAGCGAGCTCGCACGCAACGTGTCGTCGAGACAAACTACCTTTACCTGAACCCTTGCTCCTCCCTGCGGCCGTCGCTGGGCTCGCGCTCGAGCAGTCACGCACGCGAAAACGAGGACGACGAAGTCACTGCCGAAGACGACGTTGCCAGTGCCGCTTGCGTGGACGGAGCTGCCGTGGCTGGCAACGACGAcgatcaccaccaccaccagcaccagcaccgccgccacggcgatCCTCtcttgcagcagcacggcatcCGATGTAGCGCGTCATCCAGCAAGCGACCAAGACCGCTCCCCCAAAGTAGGTTGTCACCACAACCTCaacctcggcagcagcaagcggacgtggaagacgaggaggaggagtcgcATTTACTTCACAGTCGCAGCGCTGGTATGCGCATCCCCGACCTCTCCGCATTTGGGGAGGCGTCTTCCACACggccagcgacggcgacagcgacagcggaaAGCGGCAGTAACAGCAGAGATGGCATCAGCCCAAGAAGGaacagcaacgacagcaacagccaccCAGTGAGCCACCCTTACCCGGGCTGGGGCAGTAGTCGTAGCACGAACGGTAACGGCACTCACGCACGCGTATTCGACAAGGTGGAGTACGAAGAAGACCAAGAGGTGCGGCGCGTCCTGCATCCACCTCCGCATCTCTGGCGCCATGAGGAGCGGGGTGACGGCAAATGCGAACCCCAAGACGCAACTGCCTCCATGACCATCACCCCCGGTGGCGACGCAGCTGTCAAGTCCATGAGTTctgcctgcctctctgctCCAGATGCCACgccggtggtgccgccgccgaagcgCTTTGCCACCGGCGAGGgcgaggcagtggcgctcgACGATCTGCGCTATGTCTgcggctcctccaccgccggtGCGCTCTCTCGGATGGCTACCGCGAGCGTCTGCGCGAACGAGGAAGATACGTATCGTCATCAGGAGCAGCCCCTCCACGCTTTCACGACCCTCCAGGATGACGAGTGCGGACgcgcatcgcagcagcaacaacaacaacaccagcagcgcggcagtcGCAGTCGGAAGGCGCGTGTCGCGGGTGCGAGCAGCAACTGCGGCGTTAGCGgcagtagtagtagtagtagtagccGCAGTCGCCTGGCCAGTCGGCGGCACCCCAACGACAGCATCACGGCCGGCATTCCGTACGACCCGTCTCGTTTCCCCCCGCCGTCCCAGCCGCCGAATTTGGCTGCCCCTGTCACGGCAGCCAAAGAAGTTAGTCCCGTAGCCGCTTGGGAGCACGGGTCTGAGGCCCGGCGGATAAGCACGAGCCAGCCTAGCTGCGCTACGCCACCagacacgcagcagcagcagcagcagcagcagagcctgCAGTTAGCGGGCGCCAACGACAGCGCCGCGCTCGTGCCGGCACGTTCACCGATCAAGTTGATCGAAACTCGCTACGCCTTCcttgccctctccttcatGATGCGCATGCTCTGCAAGCTGCACAAGGGCGAGCCGATCCCGTCAAGTGACTTTCACTCCCACTGCATACCACCGATGACAGTGACCATGTACGTCCAGCGCCTGGTGCGCtactgcgcctgcagcggcgaggcgctcctctgcgcctTTTTACTCCTGCTCAAGTATGTCTTTCACAGCGGGCATCCCGTTACGATCTACAACGCACATCGCCTACTCATTACCAGCATCGTGCTCGGCATCAAGCTGCGCGACGATGTGTACTATAGCAATGTCTACTACGGCCGCATCGGCGGCATTAGTGGACGCGAGATGAACAAGTTAgagctgctcttcctcgagAAGCTAGAGTGGGAGACGCAGGTACACGAGGACGAGTACGTGGCACTGCTGGATCTGCTCACAGAGCTCGGCATTGACGCAGAGCCGACCAGCGCGCAG encodes the following:
- a CDS encoding CYC2-like cyclin, putative (TriTrypDB/GeneDB-style sysID: LpmP.05.0690) — its product is MDCVGACPPHHRRPSPLAHRPPTSVSGGISGVDSSGTNSARRACSVGPAALSANPADSPRSPYAELQQQPPTTAATSAPLTTAAHASLFSQADRHQDRHHLQGRTDAGAEITTPSQQQQQQVQYTKHLSLSTLSGSASNLTILIRSNTTASVTTAATDSSEYSTPLSGISSYKQQSQRARTQRVVETNYLYLNPCSSLRPSLGSRSSSHARENEDDEVTAEDDVASAACVDGAAVAGNDDDHHHHQHQHRRHGDPLLQQHGIRCSASSSKRPRPLPQSRLSPQPQPRQQQADVEDEEEESHLLHSRSAGMRIPDLSAFGEASSTRPATATATAESGSNSRDGISPRRNSNDSNSHPVSHPYPGWGSSRSTNGNGTHARVFDKVEYEEDQEVRRVLHPPPHLWRHEERGDGKCEPQDATASMTITPGGDAAVKSMSSACLSAPDATPVVPPPKRFATGEGEAVALDDLRYVCGSSTAGALSRMATASVCANEEDTYRHQEQPLHAFTTLQDDECGRASQQQQQQHQQRGSRSRKARVAGASSNCGVSGSSSSSSSRSRLASRRHPNDSITAGIPYDPSRFPPPSQPPNLAAPVTAAKEVSPVAAWEHGSEARRISTSQPSCATPPDTQQQQQQQQSLQLAGANDSAALVPARSPIKLIETRYAFLALSFMMRMLCKLHKGEPIPSSDFHSHCIPPMTVTMYVQRLVRYCACSGEALLCAFLLLLKYVFHSGHPVTIYNAHRLLITSIVLGIKLRDDVYYSNVYYGRIGGISGREMNKLELLFLEKLEWETQVHEDEYVALLDLLTELGIDAEPTSAQLEAFAAAHPDEAAAYVLDEEDNEVAEASTKLQQQGADSSAGSPMKGTATTAADLPAAEQQRLKVLCGAYRLHQWHTIVVPWLACLKQSTFDKAKANAVAAAAARKEEGLRWQQYHREDEASALRHLPPSSASSWISPLSVQKRAISSTTTTTAASAATAAAAAAAWASEPSYQSSCFLHDGSNVPYRSSSSAVVIGGGDVHSTATTSNGNSGFENPHHSVTKFSNDANGGCLGTSTATATPAAVSQGSRHASSSQSHTHCGSATLDRPASPSSSVQCPSRQQHTISGVASSSYCCYYGANSGHQHSGNGTDEAHTLSQVRYHTAAATAVAAMDRSPRAASAHFDITNRAAAALMDATAEPRQHTAQTQHQQLPSVGGTTAQLTSPVSFTTPGSGINVNAQPYYYVSSRMRKQQQQQQRQAAAASPASGDRSATRPGNALTIDTTTAMTQATAVSPYDYVASAQRPSSSTLEGGRGARSPSSSFTSPRCVDSMARFSTYAATSTDAVAGHPSQPSGLSSGIETVLSAMKMSGIYGGTSSACVHNFPTRTVDSCRRPDGGSEQATLTHVPRQPPHSDQQAQVHRRFAFSSQHSLGKKRSKPDSYKDY